Proteins encoded in a region of the Epinephelus lanceolatus isolate andai-2023 chromosome 20, ASM4190304v1, whole genome shotgun sequence genome:
- the LOC144458965 gene encoding leukocyte elastase inhibitor-like, with product METRAPSKITKANTTFLLALFKKLSNEDKTGNIFFSPFSISSALAMVMMGARGNTATQMSKVLCFTEEQQPASEEAQPTDGRSAMQSQMQMRMQLKQCSKLPDYLLKHLKPQDDEENVHSRFAKLLAAINKPDDAYALSTANRLYGEKTYEFKEEFLAETQKHYQAELEPVDFIKEYEAARVHINEWVEEQTKGKIKDLLVEGVLDDRTKLVLVNAIYFKGFWNQKFDKDETVDAQFRINKSDTKPVKMMSQRSEFLFTMVPDPSFKILEMHYKGEELSMLIFLPNDIEDDTTGLEKLEAQLTYEKFVEWTRSDLMRKTDVKVGLPRFKLEETYDMKNILVNMGMVDAFDVRKSDFSGLSTANNLVLSKVVHKSFVDVNEEGTEAAAATAASLSVRSLPSMFVADHPFLFFIRHNPTNSILFAGRYCSPE from the exons ATGGAGACAAGAGCCCCATCCAAGATAACCAAGGCCAACACCACCTTCCTTCTGGCTTTATTCAAAAAGCTGAGCAATGAAGACAAGACCGGGAATATCTTCTTCTCCCCGTTCAGCATCTCTTCAGCCCTGGCTATGGTGATGATGGGGGCCAGGGGCAACACGGCCACACAGATGTCCAag GTCCTCTGCTTCACTGAGGAACAGCAACCGGCATCGGAGGAGGCACAGCCAACAGATGGGCGGTCTGCGATGCAGTCGCAGATGCAGATGCGGATGCAGTTAAAGCAGTGCAGCAAACTGCCAGACTATCTGCTCAAG CACCTGAAACCCCAGGATGATGAAGAAAATGTCCACAGCAGGTTTGCCAAGCTGCTGGCTGCCATCAACAAGCCAGATGACGCCTATGCTCTCAGCACTGCTAACAGGCTGTATGGGGAGAAGACCTATGAGTTTAAAGAG GAGTTCTTAGCAGAAACCCAAAAACACTACCAAGCCGAGCTGGAGCCTGTGGACTTTATAAAAGAGTATGAAGCAGCCAGGGTCCACATCAATGAGTGGGTTGAGGAGCAGACAAAAG GTAAAATCAAGGACTTGCTGGTAGAGGGCGTGTTGGACGACAGGACCAAGCTGGTACTGGTCAATGCCATCTACTTCAAAGGCTTCTGGAACCAAAAGTTCGACAAGGATGAGACTGTTGATGCTCAGTTTAGAATTAACAAG AGTGACACTAAGCCGGTGAAGATGATGAGCCAGAGAAGTGAATTCCTTTTCACCATGGTTCCTGATCCCAGTTTCAAG ATCCTAGAGATGCACTATAAAGGAGAAGAGCTCAGCATGCTCATCTTCCTGCCCAATGACATAGAGGACGACACAACAGGCTTGGAGAAG CTGGAGGCGCAGCTGACCTATGAGAAATTTGTGGAGTGGACTCGTTCAGACCTGATGCGTAAAACTGATGTTAAAGTGGGTCTACCTCGATTCAAGCTGGAGGAGACCTACGACATGAAAAATATCCTGGTCAACATGGGCATGGTGGACGCATTTGATGTCAGAAAGAGTGACTTTTCGG GCCTTTCCACAGCCAACAACCTGGTACTGTCAAAAGTCGTTCACAAGAGTTTCGTGGATGTCAATGAGGAGGGaactgaggctgctgctgccactgctgcctCTTTATCAGTTCGCTCTCTTCCATCCATGTTCGTCGCAGACCAccccttcctcttcttcatccgACATAACCCGACCAACAGCATTCTCTTTGCTGGCCGATACTGCTCTCCGGAGTAa